TTCGGCGGGGGCTGTAGAGGTGGGCGACTTCATGCGTCCAGAGGCGCTTCACATCCACCAGACCATCATCAATCCACTGAAGCTCGCGGGCCACTGCCACGGCCCGCGTGGCGTCGTGCTCGTCAATCAAGACATCCACGTCACCATAGAAGCGTTGCGAGGGATCGGTATACACGTATTCTGCTGATGCGAACCCCTTGAGGAGCACTGTACGAATACCGGCTGCTGCCCAGGCAGTAAGAAGGGGCATGAGTTCCGCTTTCATCTGCAGATGCCGCGCTGCCAGGGTGAAGCGTTGCGGACGCAGTACCGGCTCCAGGGGATGACCCTGGGGCAAGCGCGCTGACACAGCACCGCCGAGCCCGGCGCTCAACAACGCCGGAGCGTCATGAAGATCAAGTCGGGCGGGATCGGTCAGGGCGAACCGGAGGGCGTCTGGCATCACCTGTTCATGCTATCGGACTGCGATCAGACGCGCGGTCATCTGTCCCTCTCCTTTGAAGATCAGGTCTTCTTTCCTTTGCCGCTTCGAATGAAGCCCCCGCATTCGCCGTTTGGCGGTGCGGGGGCTTTTTCTATTGTGTGGGCCGTTCTCGCTGGGGCGAGGGGCAGCGCGAGGTCATCGCCTGATCCCACAGGAGCTTCCTGCGTTCACAGTAGCCTCGGCGCGTGCTACACGTATGCGGCAAGTGGCGTAGGCCAATCACAGATTGCGTTCAGTCCTGGGGCAACTCATCCGAACGATCTGGGCTGGAACGGCGAAGAGATGCCAACTGCTCGTTGGTCACGGGCGGGAACAGTTCCATCCACCACATGCCACCGAGCACGACATAACTAGCGAGGTGATCGGTGGAGGGCTGGCAGCAACTGTTCTGTTCGGCAGTGCCAGAACAGTCCTCTTTCGTATGAGCGCGGTTCTTGGTGAGGGTGGATGCGGGCATGATCTGCCCTGACCCTACAAGCAGCGGGCGCAAGGATCAAACGGATGGTGCTGCCCGAGTGCCAGGGCGAGGGCTGCGAAGACCAGCAGCGTCACAGTGCGGGCATGGGAGTGCATCAGAAGTCGCATGCTTCAGCTTCGCACGGACTCCTAATCCTGGCAATTAAATTACGTCCCATGCGTAATATGTCATTGAGCTCCTCTCGCCTTCTTGGAGCCAGGATATGGACTGTTCTTCAGGACGCGGCCTGTTCCGGAGAAACCAGCGTCACCTGCACCTGCAGGCCCAGCGCGTCGGCCACCCGGCGCACCGCGCTGAGGCTGTGGCCGTGGTACGTCGGGTCGAGCAGCGTGGCCAGATTCGGCTGCTTCATGTCTGCCCGCCGCGCCACCTCTGCCTGTGTCAGGCCGCTGGCCTCGACCGCCTGACGCAGTGCGCTGCTGACCGGGTCGGGCGGCGTGGCGGCCGTGCTGCTCAGGGTGCGGAACACCTCCGGTTTGGCCGGGTCGCCGTCATCTAAGCGGAACACGTCGGCATCCAGATCGAGTTCACCAGGCCAGGTGATCGATCGCCCGCGTGGGCCGAGCGTGACCTGCTCGAAGAAGGCGCGGGCCGCGAGGGGGGCGAAGACGCCGGGATCTCCAGCGAGCAGGCCCGCGACATCGGCATGGACGGTCGCGCCGTCGGTGTAGGTCAGATGGAGGGTGAGGCCGTCGCCTGGGCGAACATCGGTCAGTCTGTACATGATTCATCCTTTCGCCAGAGAGGAATGAGGTGGGGCCTTGCGGCCCCGTGCGCTTCAGGAGAGGGGGGGGAGCTTAGAGAGCGGCTGCTGAGCCTGCGCCAGCGTCCAGAGGCCGCCCAGCGCGGTCTGATGCTGGATGGCCCACTCCAGTACCAGACGGTGTGCCCGTTTGGGCAGGCTGCCCGCGTAGGTGCTCAGGTCGGCGATCACGATCACGATTTCATCGTCGCCGTATTCGGCGTGGAAGTGGGGGGGCTGGTGATCGCGGTAGTACATCGTGACCCGGATTCCATAGAAGCTGCTGATCTCTGGCATGACTTATATTATATGTATATCCATATAAACTCAAGCAGCGGAGACAGCAGAACACGCCCGCTCAAGACCGAGTGGGCGCATGTTCTACCGGTATGATCAGCAGGCGTCAATCAGATGTCCGAGCCCCGCCTCTGTCCTGCTCGCCAGCCCCAGCCGTATCGCATCTGGACAGCCATACCACACCTTGCCTTCCTGCTGGCGCGGATGTTCGTCCATTCAACAGACAACGTCAGCAGCACCACGCTGTGTTCCTACTTGGTACACGTCAGATTGACGCGGAAGCTCGGATCCTTCACGGTATAGCCCACCTTGAGGCTCTTGTCGAGTTCGTCAG
The Deinococcus ruber DNA segment above includes these coding regions:
- a CDS encoding DUF2442 domain-containing protein gives rise to the protein MYRLTDVRPGDGLTLHLTYTDGATVHADVAGLLAGDPGVFAPLAARAFFEQVTLGPRGRSITWPGELDLDADVFRLDDGDPAKPEVFRTLSSTAATPPDPVSSALRQAVEASGLTQAEVARRADMKQPNLATLLDPTYHGHSLSAVRRVADALGLQVQVTLVSPEQAAS
- a CDS encoding DUF4160 domain-containing protein codes for the protein MPEISSFYGIRVTMYYRDHQPPHFHAEYGDDEIVIVIADLSTYAGSLPKRAHRLVLEWAIQHQTALGGLWTLAQAQQPLSKLPPLS